Genomic segment of Arachis hypogaea cultivar Tifrunner chromosome 16, arahy.Tifrunner.gnm2.J5K5, whole genome shotgun sequence:
TCCATAGATTCCCTGCTGTTTTGTCaaacaaacaaggaaaagaaaagattcTTTTATTCTCTTACAGTCCAGCTATGCCTATGAGACACAGCCACAGTCCACAGTCCACAGTCCCGTTTGGACCATCTCCATTCTGCACCAACCTCCACTTTCTCTTTTCAGTGAAAGCAGCGAAGCCAGACAAAATGCATCCCACAGTGGTTCCCTGGAGCTGACACCTCCTACCCTACGGTTACCATGACCCTTCCACACGCGCCGCTTCATTGCGCGTGTTCTCTAATTCTTCCCTTAAAATCCACACCCACTCTCCACTCTTCTGCTTTCTAATATCTTCCCTTGCGTTTCGCGGTTCTGCCCCGCTCGCTGCTGCTTCCAGCCACCTCTCTTTTTGGACCTCCAAACCCTTACTGGTAAACAATTAAccccttccttccttccttccttctttccttcctttcttttcttctcctctgtcTTTTGCTGTATTCATTGATTTCTGGCCGTTTGATTGTGCTTGTGCCTGTGGCATTCTGTTTATGGAGTTTAATTGCGTTCTTATTGCTTGAGATTATCCTGAAAAATAGATCattaactcttcttcttgaatgatGTTGGGGCTGGAGTTTTTCTGTATTTGGTTTTTGGTTTCCTCTGCTCCTATACTTTGTTCCTGGCATTCTGCTTGGGGAATTTCTGAGCAACTTATAGTCAGGGTTATGATATTTGGTAAATATACTTCTCAAGTTTTTTTCCCTTATTTTCCTGATGATGGATAGTTTATGTGCTAAGTTTATTCCTGGTTGATTTAAGTGGTTCTTACGTCGTGTGCCTGATTATTGTCATGTTCTTTTGTTTCATTGTGATTTCTCTTGGGATATTGTGGAGTATTGTGCAGATTTCTCATTGTTGTGTTGGTTTTAAACTTCAACtcctttatgttttgggtcaatTTGCCGGGTTAGATTCTTTGGATTAATCATGTGTTACCATTGTGATTTTTAATTGGGTTATGGCCAAAATTGATGAAATTGTAATTTCTGATGGTCATTTCCTGCTCCTTGATTGTGCCTGTCATATTGTTTCTGGACTTTCCTTGCCTCTAAATGTTAGTAGAGCTGTTTAAATATATGCTGGAACATCAATGTCATCCTAATTTGTTGCTGCATATACTGATGGGTTGCTGTGTTGCTGGAACTTGTTGTTTCTTACCCCGTGCTCCTTAATGTTGGTATTGGATCACGTTTTTCAGATTGAGTTGCTGCGTGGGTGACTAATGCCCTTTCTGATGGTTCTTGTCTTCTCATGGATTACAATGGCTTGGAAGTTTATGAATTTGCTTCCATTTTTGGTTGAACATTTGGATGTTTGATTCATTAACATGAATTATGTTCCTAGTTGCGAAAAAAGAAAAGGGGTTTGTGCATGATTGTTACTTGAGCTGGGTTCATTGGAGGCAATTTGAAATTTACTGGTTCTCATGCTTCTCTTATTTTTGTCAGTATTGTGATCTTTTACTGAGGGATATTGAGTTGTTCTCTCAGAATATTACTGACCGATGCCACATCGGTGGCTGTTTTCTTGTGATTAGTCTTGCGTTTTTCAAATAGTTGAGAGTCTCTAAGGCTATGTTTGGTGCTGTATTCTAGTGCAGGACTCTATTTGATTTTGCTCGCTGTCACATCACAGGTAGCAATAGAGTATCTGAATGTATATCGTTTATTTGGAAGAGTACATCCATTTAATTAATACGTTGAATATAATGCATGagattaaaaagaaaaggaagtagAAGAAAATTTAAGATTATATTttggatatatatgtatatgtttgtGGTTTTCATAATAGTTGTTGGAAACCATTTTTCAGCTCAGAACATGGAGATGGAGGCGATCACAGCTTCATTAGAGAGGTCTCTTCAAAATTGTTCCTTAAACAACCATAGCCATGAGAGCAGAAGGGAAGAAGGGTCAGTCACAGATGCAGAGGCAGATGCCGAAGCTGGCATAGGAATCTCATCCAGCTCAGACGATGTCCTGAACAACCGCATCTCCAACTCTGACACTACTCTAGAACTCAACTCCCATATATCACTCCCTTACCACTGGGAACAATGCCTAGATTTGAAGGTTATTGAATCCTCTCCTCTTTCTTCTCTAGGTTCTTCATTATATAAAACAATAGTGCAACCGCACAGATGAAGCCCCTAGAAAGTTaagattatttttagttttctgatTGCTTGTCATGTCCTTTTGCTTTGCCTACTCTTTGGGGGAAGGTCCGGCTTTCCTTAGTTAATCGGATGTCCTGAACATTTGTTCGATATCTGAATTGTGAAGATTGAGTCTTTCTAGCTAGTCCTGGCGGTTGGGTGCTTATTTCCTTTTAGAAGATGATTTTTTATAGAAGTTATCTGCATATAATTTGGTGGGAATGAATGAACAATGTATTGATTGTGTACTTATATACATGTACAGACGGGGGAAATTTATTACATAAACTGGCAGAATGGAATGAAAGCAAAGGAGGATCCAAGGAGGGTAGCAGAATACAGTAGCAGTATGAGTAGGGATTACAAGTCAGAAGAAGAGAGTTGGTACGATAGCGAAGAGTCTTCATCGGAGTCATGCCCCTCTTCATCCAAAGACCAGTGTTACCAAGAGCTGGGACAAGTAGAAAAGCAGAATAATAGTAGCAGCAGCAGtagcagtagtagtagtagttatAGTAATAATAAGGGTAATGTCTTGGTTGTGGCTGGGTGCAAGAGCTGTCTCATGTATTTCATGGTGCCCAAACAGGTTGAAGACTGCCCAAAATGTGGTGGTCAACTCCTCCACTTTGATCGATCCGAAAGTGGCTCTCCATGATTCCCATTTCTCAATTCCACCATCCACCCCCTCCCctgcttcctttttttttttttttttgctctttcTTGCCCTTTCAATTTCTCTTGTTTCATTTAGCTTGCCTGAGTGTAAACTACTAGTTTTGTTCATTATTAGGATGAAATTTTCCAGCTTTCATCGTGCTTGCATCAGAATAGGTTTCCATT
This window contains:
- the LOC112758617 gene encoding protein CURLY FLAG LEAF 1 — protein: MEMEAITASLERSLQNCSLNNHSHESRREEGSVTDAEADAEAGIGISSSSDDVLNNRISNSDTTLELNSHISLPYHWEQCLDLKTGEIYYINWQNGMKAKEDPRRVAEYSSSMSRDYKSEEESWYDSEESSSESCPSSSKDQCYQELGQVEKQNNSSSSSSSSSSSYSNNKGNVLVVAGCKSCLMYFMVPKQVEDCPKCGGQLLHFDRSESGSP